The following are encoded together in the Lathyrus oleraceus cultivar Zhongwan6 chromosome 3, CAAS_Psat_ZW6_1.0, whole genome shotgun sequence genome:
- the LOC127132560 gene encoding stemmadenine O-acetyltransferase-like produces MDIEIVSREMIKPSSPTPSHLRIYPLSFIDNMFVCNVPLLLFYNPDKSSDQNSKISQLKRSLSNVLSKYYIFAGKLNDRITIECNDQGVPFLVTKIKNKLSDILKHPEENLLNSLFADGLQWKQTYSSYALVAIQINCFECGGMAISICMNHKCGDASTLFNFMKEWAIINKKLEEENGEELLILPFPLLEGGASIFPQKNLPIFPEYTLNIKKNMVYKRFVFQPSIIKFLQELASSSSVLYPSRVLVVKAWIYKHVVLSMGLNFKTSSFQMAVNLRKRMIPPLSENCVGNIVWMSSMFADKEEMELKDVVYKIKEGLSEFCDVYPKLFGGNNFSLLSEFLNKNIDLKSKTKDEIGFSSWCNFPIYEVDFGWEKPTWVTTCGCPWKNFTILMDRKDGNGIDAIMSMEENHMTKFEHEYMELLRYASPKVMTNSKTATYGFS; encoded by the coding sequence ATGGATATTGAAATAGTTTCTAGAGAAATGATCAAACCTTCATCACCAACTCCTTCTCACCTTAGAATATATCCACTTTCTTTCATAGACAACATGTTTGTGTGTAATGTTCCATTACTCTTGTTTTACAACCCAGACAAGAGCAGTGATCAAAACTCAAAAATATCACAACTCAAAAGATCATTATCTAATGTTCTATCCAAATACTATATTTTTGCTGGCAAATTGAATGATAGAATTACTATTGAATGTAATGATCAAGGTGTTCCGTTTCTGGTGACAAAGATAAAAAATAAACTATCCGATATCCTCAAACATCCGGAAGAAAATTTGTTGAACTCTTTGTTCGCCGACGGGTTGCAATGGAAACAAACATATTCAAGTTACGCTTTAGTAGCCATTCAAATAAATTGTTTTGAATGTGGAGGAATGGCTATAAGTATTTGCATGAATCACAAATGTGGAGATGCTTCCACACTTTTTAACTTCATGAAGGAATGGGCTATTATCAATAAAAAATTAGAAGAAGAAAATGGAGAAGAGTTATTAATATTACCCTTTCCTTTACTTGAGGGAGGAGCATCAATTTTTCCTCAAAAGAACTTACCTATTTTCCCAGAATATACTCTCAATATAAAAAAGAATATGGTGTATAAAAGATTTGTATTTCAACCCTCAATAATTAAGTTTCTCCAGGAATTGGCAAGTTCTAGTTCCGTACTTTATCCCTCACGAGTCCTAGTTGTAAAAGCTTGGATTTACAAGCATGTCGTTTTATCAATGGGATTAAATTTCAAGACATCCTCATTTCAAATGGCCGTAAACCTTCGCAAAAGAATGATTCCTCCATTGTCTGAAAATTGTGTGGGAAATATAGTCTGGATGTCATCCATGTTCGCCGATAAGGAGGAAATGGAGTTGAAAGATGTAGTCTACAAAATAAAAGAAGGGTTATCTGAATTTTGTGACGTTTATCCAAAATTATTTGGAGGAAATAATTTTTCGTTGTTATCTGAGTTCTTGAATAAAAATATTGATCTTAAATCTAAGACAAAAGATGAGATTGGTTTTAGTAGTTGGTGTAATTTTCCAATATATGAAGTAGATTTTGGATGGGAAAAACCAACATGGGTTACTACTTGTGGTTGTCCTTGGAAGAATTTCACAATTCTGATGGATAGAAAAGATGGAAATGGGATTGATGCGATCATGAGCATGGAAGAGAATCATATGACTAAATTTGAGCATGAATATATGGAGCTCCTTCGATATGCCTCTCCTAAGGTTATGACAAACTCAAAGACTGCTACTTATGGTTTTTCTTAG